From one Catellatospora sp. IY07-71 genomic stretch:
- the tnpB gene encoding IS607 family element RNA-guided endonuclease TnpB yields MSGVAGGVVVQAYRFALDPTPAQDRDLHRHAGAGRFAFNWALAAVRANLGQRAAERTYGLDGEQLTPVLGWNLPALRRAWNTAKPQVAPWWGQCSKEAFNTGLDGLARALGNWSASRSGRRAGPRVGFPRFRSRRRVTPSVRFTTGTIRVEDTRHHVTLPRLGRIRTHESTRKLARRLHGGTARILSATVRHTGGRWHVSFTVEVTRTVRAPARPQATVGVDLGVASLAVLSTGQILPNPRHLNQAQARLRTAARTLSRRQGSDRRTGQQPSRRWRQAKTRLARAHARVANLRADGLHKLTTSLAATYGTIVVEDLNVAGMIRNRRLARHIADAGWATLRRHLEYKTTWNGGRLVVADRWFASSRTCSSCGVVKPKLPLQVRTYTCEHCGLCLDRDLNAAINLQQYVDRSGRQTLNGRGANRETTLVVAGGCETTTPHHQPGGLDGDRRLATADCNTSTH; encoded by the coding sequence GTGTCTGGTGTGGCTGGTGGTGTGGTGGTGCAGGCGTATCGTTTCGCCCTGGACCCGACCCCGGCCCAGGACCGTGACCTGCACCGGCATGCCGGTGCCGGGCGGTTCGCGTTCAACTGGGCTCTGGCCGCGGTGCGTGCCAACCTCGGCCAGCGCGCCGCCGAACGCACCTACGGCCTGGACGGTGAGCAGCTGACCCCGGTGCTGGGCTGGAACCTGCCCGCGCTGCGCCGCGCCTGGAACACCGCCAAGCCCCAGGTCGCGCCGTGGTGGGGGCAGTGTTCGAAGGAGGCGTTCAACACCGGCCTCGACGGTTTGGCGCGGGCGTTGGGCAACTGGTCGGCGTCGCGGTCGGGCCGTCGTGCCGGGCCCAGGGTGGGGTTTCCGAGGTTCCGGTCGCGGCGGCGGGTGACGCCGTCGGTGCGGTTCACCACCGGCACCATCCGCGTGGAGGACACCCGCCATCATGTGACCCTGCCCAGGCTGGGCCGCATCCGCACCCATGAGTCGACCCGGAAACTGGCCCGCCGTCTGCACGGGGGCACGGCTCGGATCCTGTCGGCCACCGTCCGCCACACCGGCGGGCGCTGGCACGTGTCGTTCACCGTCGAGGTCACCCGCACCGTCCGCGCCCCCGCCCGCCCTCAGGCCACCGTCGGAGTCGACCTTGGTGTCGCCAGCCTGGCGGTGCTGTCGACTGGGCAGATCCTGCCCAACCCCCGCCACCTGAACCAGGCACAAGCGCGGCTGCGTACCGCAGCCCGGACCCTGTCCCGGCGCCAGGGCTCGGACCGGCGCACCGGCCAGCAACCGTCGCGCCGCTGGCGGCAGGCCAAGACCCGCCTGGCCCGCGCACACGCGCGGGTGGCGAACCTGCGCGCCGACGGCCTGCACAAACTCACCACCAGCCTGGCCGCCACCTATGGCACGATCGTGGTCGAGGACCTCAACGTCGCCGGGATGATTCGCAATCGGCGTCTGGCCCGGCACATCGCCGACGCCGGGTGGGCCACCCTGCGCCGGCACTTGGAATATAAGACCACCTGGAACGGCGGCCGCCTGGTCGTGGCCGACCGCTGGTTCGCCTCCTCAAGAACCTGTTCATCCTGCGGCGTGGTGAAACCCAAGCTGCCGCTGCAGGTACGGACCTACACCTGCGAGCACTGCGGCCTGTGCCTGGACCGCGATCTGAACGCGGCGATCAACCTGCAGCAGTACGTCGACCGGAGTGGCCGGCAGACGTTAAACGGCCGTGGAGCCAACCGTGAGACCACCCTCGTGGTGGCAGGTGGCTGTGAAACGACCACCCCGCACCACCAGCCCGGTGGGTTAGACGGGGACCGTCGGCTGGCAACGGCCGACTGCAACACGAGTACTCACTAG
- a CDS encoding NAD(P)/FAD-dependent oxidoreductase: MTHDVIIIGGGHNGLVAAAYLARAGRRVVVLERRHTVGGAAVSERPFGPDFLVTSLSYVVSLLPPDMVADLRLAEHGYHVYPQGPYFAPRRDGRHLFLAADPGRRHDEIAKFSKADAEAYERWESWLGGLGAKVGPLLDAIPPKLGSKHPGDLLAQAGLLKTLRKVDVRAAFDLTRLFTASVADLVEERFESDAMRGLLSVSGVIGTWGGPRSAGTAFVTLHHHLDQTGGQSAAWGFPRGGMGGVTAALAASARSFGAEIRTQAAVARIDTRDGRVTGVTLESGEQLTAPVVITTAHPKISFLRLMDRDELPGDFVADIESWQTRSGTVKVNFAVDRLPVFSGHPDFDPDVYGGTIVLSESLDDVETAFQEAAAGRAATLPFADVCIPSVLDPTLAPEGKHVVSMFTQWVPHTWAKQPDPAGLAAYADRLVARMEQVAPGFAASVIGRQVIGPHEMETEYGLVGGNIFHGELTPGQMFHCRPAAGYADLRTPIKGLYQAGSATHGGGGVTGIPGRNVVRQVVRDTRRGRR; encoded by the coding sequence GTGACGCATGACGTGATCATCATCGGTGGCGGGCACAACGGGCTCGTCGCGGCTGCCTACCTGGCGCGCGCCGGGCGCCGGGTGGTGGTGCTGGAACGACGGCACACCGTGGGCGGCGCCGCCGTGTCCGAGCGCCCGTTCGGGCCCGACTTCCTGGTGACCTCGCTGTCATACGTGGTCAGCCTGCTCCCGCCCGACATGGTCGCCGACCTGCGCCTGGCCGAGCACGGCTACCACGTCTACCCGCAGGGCCCCTACTTCGCGCCCCGGCGCGACGGCCGCCACCTCTTCCTGGCCGCCGACCCCGGGCGGCGCCACGACGAGATCGCCAAGTTCTCGAAGGCCGACGCGGAAGCGTACGAGCGCTGGGAGTCCTGGCTGGGCGGCCTCGGCGCCAAGGTCGGCCCGCTACTGGACGCCATCCCGCCCAAGCTCGGCTCCAAGCACCCCGGCGACCTGCTCGCCCAGGCCGGGCTGCTCAAGACGCTGCGCAAGGTCGACGTGCGGGCCGCGTTCGACCTGACCCGGCTGTTCACCGCCAGCGTCGCCGACCTGGTCGAGGAGCGCTTCGAGTCCGACGCGATGCGGGGCCTGCTGTCGGTGTCCGGCGTCATCGGCACCTGGGGCGGCCCGCGCAGCGCCGGCACCGCGTTCGTCACCCTGCACCACCACCTCGACCAGACCGGCGGGCAGTCCGCCGCCTGGGGGTTCCCGCGCGGCGGCATGGGCGGCGTCACCGCGGCCCTGGCCGCCTCGGCCCGCTCCTTCGGCGCCGAGATCCGCACGCAGGCCGCCGTGGCGCGCATCGACACCCGCGACGGGCGCGTCACCGGCGTCACGCTGGAGTCCGGCGAGCAGCTCACCGCCCCGGTCGTCATCACCACCGCGCACCCGAAGATCTCGTTCCTGCGGCTCATGGACCGCGACGAGCTGCCCGGGGACTTCGTGGCCGACATCGAGTCGTGGCAGACCCGCTCCGGCACCGTGAAGGTCAACTTCGCGGTGGATCGGCTGCCGGTGTTCAGCGGCCACCCGGACTTCGACCCGGACGTGTACGGCGGCACGATCGTGCTGTCGGAGTCGCTCGACGACGTGGAGACCGCGTTCCAGGAGGCCGCCGCCGGGCGGGCCGCGACGCTGCCGTTCGCCGACGTGTGCATCCCGTCGGTGCTCGACCCGACCCTGGCGCCCGAGGGCAAGCACGTGGTCAGCATGTTCACCCAGTGGGTGCCGCACACCTGGGCCAAGCAACCCGACCCGGCGGGGCTGGCGGCGTACGCCGACCGGCTCGTGGCGCGGATGGAGCAGGTCGCGCCCGGGTTCGCCGCCTCGGTCATCGGGCGGCAGGTCATCGGTCCGCACGAGATGGAGACCGAGTACGGCCTCGTCGGCGGCAACATCTTCCACGGCGAGCTGACCCCGGGGCAGATGTTCCACTGCCGCCCCGCGGCCGGGTACGCCGACCTGCGTACCCCCATCAAGGGCCTCTACCAGGCAGGGTCCGCCACACACGGGGGTGGCGGGGTCACCGGGATCCCGGGCCGCAACGTGGTGCGCCAGGTCGTGCGCGACACCCGCCGGGGGCGGCGATGA
- a CDS encoding aromatic ring-hydroxylating dioxygenase subunit alpha: MTAAPLPADGLDAALRPFGYSRMLPVAAYTDPAVFAWERRHLFAGSWTCLGRRAQLAAEGNQHALTVGDVSVVVTLTDEGVRAFANACRHRGHELLPGGGTCERRALVCPYHGWAYDLDGTLRTAPRMGEEFEAKRFGLVELPAVDWHGWVFVNATGTALPFEEHLGTLDRLVAPYAPEKLAVKAVHRYEVAANWKVIAENYHECYHCPLIHPELCAVTPPNSGDNWHEPGHWLGGSMELREHAQTMSLDGSSHGVMLDGADPRTVRYLGLFPNVLLSLHPDYVMAHRMTPLAVDRTLVECVWLFDEAVTDPSYAVDFWDVTNRQDWAACESVQRGLSSPHFTPGPLAPNENAIYDWVTLLARAYRDPAAVFGRP; the protein is encoded by the coding sequence ATGACCGCCGCGCCGCTCCCGGCCGACGGCCTGGACGCCGCCCTGCGCCCGTTCGGGTACTCCCGGATGCTGCCGGTCGCCGCCTACACCGACCCTGCGGTCTTCGCCTGGGAGCGGCGGCACCTGTTCGCCGGGTCCTGGACCTGCCTCGGGCGGCGTGCGCAGCTGGCCGCCGAGGGCAACCAGCATGCGCTGACGGTCGGTGACGTCTCGGTCGTGGTGACGCTGACCGACGAGGGGGTACGGGCGTTCGCCAACGCCTGCCGGCACCGGGGCCACGAGCTGCTGCCCGGCGGCGGCACGTGCGAGCGGCGGGCGCTGGTGTGCCCGTACCACGGCTGGGCCTACGACCTCGACGGGACGCTGCGGACCGCGCCGCGGATGGGCGAGGAGTTCGAGGCGAAGCGGTTCGGGCTGGTGGAGCTGCCCGCGGTGGACTGGCACGGGTGGGTGTTCGTCAACGCGACCGGCACGGCGCTGCCGTTCGAGGAGCACCTGGGCACGCTCGACCGGCTCGTGGCGCCCTACGCGCCGGAGAAGCTCGCGGTCAAGGCCGTGCACCGCTACGAGGTCGCCGCGAACTGGAAGGTCATCGCCGAGAACTACCACGAGTGCTACCACTGCCCGCTGATCCACCCGGAGCTGTGCGCGGTCACCCCGCCGAACTCCGGCGACAACTGGCACGAGCCCGGCCACTGGCTCGGCGGGTCCATGGAGCTGCGCGAGCACGCCCAGACGATGTCGCTGGACGGCAGCTCGCACGGGGTGATGCTGGACGGGGCCGACCCGCGGACCGTGCGGTATCTCGGGCTGTTCCCGAACGTGCTGCTGTCGCTGCACCCGGACTACGTCATGGCGCACCGGATGACGCCGCTGGCCGTGGACCGGACGCTGGTCGAGTGCGTGTGGCTGTTCGACGAGGCGGTCACCGACCCGTCGTACGCGGTCGACTTCTGGGACGTGACCAACCGGCAGGACTGGGCGGCGTGCGAGTCGGTGCAGCGGGGGCTGTCGTCGCCGCACTTCACGCCGGGGCCGCTCGCGCCGAACGAGAACGCGATCTACGACTGGGTGACGCTACTGGCGCGGGCGTACCGGGATCCGGCGGCGGTGTTCGGTCGGCCCTGA
- a CDS encoding VOC family protein: protein MDVDLFAGVPVSDYATAVAWYGRLLGGPPSFLPNDTEAVWELGEHRYLYIDVRPERAGNAMHTMFLGDYDDRLAQIAARGLQPDEVETYGNGVRKAIFHDPDGNEIGFGGGPV from the coding sequence ATGGACGTGGATCTGTTCGCGGGAGTCCCGGTGAGTGACTACGCGACGGCGGTGGCCTGGTACGGGCGGCTGCTCGGCGGGCCGCCGTCGTTCCTGCCCAACGACACCGAGGCGGTGTGGGAGCTGGGCGAGCACCGCTACCTGTACATCGACGTGCGGCCGGAGCGGGCGGGCAACGCCATGCACACGATGTTCCTCGGGGACTACGACGACCGGCTCGCGCAGATCGCCGCCCGTGGACTGCAGCCCGATGAGGTCGAGACCTACGGCAACGGCGTACGCAAGGCGATCTTCCACGACCCGGACGGCAACGAGATCGGCTTCGGCGGCGGGCCGGTCTAA
- a CDS encoding WD40 repeat domain-containing protein gives MFEERVLPHPGTAWVLRTFRGPGGGTRLLTGGSDVVRAWDPATGEQVTVFDADWPGTHDFIVCHPRGRTPVLAVSTEYGVWWHDALTGEELGRDESVDDTVAGMSVARMRDGTLTLFGAGFLGPFTVHRWDAATRQPLPDLGSHDDHIVAVSAIEVPGRDPIVLATGWSKVIYRWDPATGSQIGPPLAGHESIVHWMRAVTLADGRTLLATGDSAGEVRRWDPLTGEPVGTPIQAHPGSATVLPLRVGDHAHLLTSGDDEVVRRWDALTGELLDEPAAGFGPVLLSIGGEQAIATGGRGGVRIARLRLT, from the coding sequence ATGTTCGAGGAGCGGGTGCTGCCGCATCCGGGGACGGCATGGGTGCTGCGCACGTTCCGCGGACCGGGCGGCGGAACACGCCTGCTGACGGGCGGCTCCGACGTGGTCCGCGCCTGGGACCCGGCCACCGGCGAGCAGGTCACGGTCTTCGACGCCGACTGGCCCGGCACCCACGACTTCATCGTCTGCCACCCCCGCGGCCGCACTCCCGTGCTGGCGGTCTCCACCGAGTACGGCGTGTGGTGGCACGACGCCCTCACGGGCGAGGAGCTCGGCAGAGACGAGTCGGTCGACGACACCGTCGCGGGCATGTCCGTGGCGCGCATGCGCGACGGCACCCTGACCCTGTTCGGCGCCGGGTTCCTCGGGCCGTTCACGGTCCACCGGTGGGACGCGGCCACCCGGCAGCCGCTGCCGGACCTCGGCAGCCACGACGATCACATCGTCGCCGTGTCGGCGATCGAGGTGCCCGGCCGCGACCCGATCGTCCTGGCGACCGGCTGGTCGAAGGTCATCTACCGCTGGGATCCCGCGACGGGCAGCCAGATCGGCCCTCCGCTGGCCGGTCACGAGAGCATCGTGCACTGGATGCGGGCGGTCACCCTCGCCGACGGCCGGACCCTGCTCGCGACCGGTGACTCGGCAGGCGAGGTGCGGCGCTGGGATCCGCTGACCGGCGAGCCGGTGGGCACACCGATCCAGGCCCACCCGGGTTCTGCCACGGTGCTCCCGCTGCGGGTCGGGGACCACGCGCACCTGCTCACCTCAGGCGATGACGAGGTGGTACGCCGCTGGGACGCGCTCACCGGCGAGCTGCTGGACGAGCCCGCGGCCGGGTTCGGTCCCGTGCTGTTGAGCATCGGCGGAGAGCAGGCGATCGCCACCGGCGGGCGCGGCGGTGTGCGGATCGCCCGGCTGCGGCTGACCTGA
- a CDS encoding VOC family protein, whose product MTIKRLDNVGVVVDDLDVAVAFFTELGLELEGRTPIEGSWAGRVVGLDDVRSEVAMMRIPGGPGRLELVTYHHPKAIAAEPEVTPPNTLGLHRVMFAVDDIEETLTRLRAHGAELVGEVVRYEDSFLLCYLRGPGGIIVALAQELS is encoded by the coding sequence ATGACGATCAAGCGGTTGGACAACGTCGGCGTCGTCGTCGACGACCTCGACGTGGCCGTCGCCTTCTTCACCGAGCTCGGCCTGGAGCTGGAAGGCAGGACGCCGATCGAGGGAAGCTGGGCGGGCCGGGTCGTCGGGCTCGACGACGTGCGCAGCGAGGTCGCGATGATGCGGATCCCCGGCGGGCCGGGCCGGCTCGAATTGGTGACGTACCACCACCCGAAGGCGATCGCCGCCGAGCCGGAGGTCACCCCGCCGAACACGCTGGGCCTGCACCGGGTCATGTTCGCCGTCGACGACATCGAGGAGACCCTCACCAGGCTGCGCGCCCACGGTGCTGAACTCGTCGGCGAAGTGGTGCGCTACGAGGACAGCTTCCTGCTCTGCTACCTGCGCGGGCCGGGCGGGATCATCGTCGCGCTGGCCCAGGAGCTGAGCTGA